The nucleotide sequence TTACCGGTAATACCGATTTATCAAAAAGTATTCGTCGCCCGCTGGAAAAACAATACCGCTTTATGAACGGTAAAATTCAGACGCGCTTATTGGTATTGGGGCCAGCAGATGAAAAATCCTCGGCACCAGCTCCCAGCCGAATTCGTGGCCCGGTAGAAGCCTTTGCCAATCGCCTTAAAAAGAATTTAAAACCTCTTAGGAAGTGGGCTAAGCGCGAAAACATTCACGCCTACCGGATTTACGATGCGGATATTCCGGAATACGCCGTAGCGGTGGATTGTTATCAGGATGCCAATAGCGATACCGAATGGCTGCATGTGCAGGAATATGTACCGCCTAAATCCATTGATGAAGAAAAATCTGAGCGTCGCTTATTGGATGTATTAGCGGCTTTGCCAGAAGTAACCGACATCCCGGCCGAGCGGATTATTTTAAAACGCCGTGAACGTCAGTCGGGCAAGAAGCAATATGAGAAGCAGCAGGATGTACGGTCTTTACAAGAATCACGCCGCTTTGAGGTGATTGAGGGGCAAGCCAAGGTTCTGGTGAATCTGAAAGATTACCTCGATACTGGTTTATTCCTTGATCATCGTCCAACCCGATTGGATATTGCCAAGCGCTGCGCTGCCTTACCTAAAGGTGCGCGGATGCTGAATTTATTCTGTTATACCGCGGTGGGTTCCTTGCATGCGGCACTGGCGGGCGCAAAAACCACCAGTGTTGATATGTCCCGGACGTACTTAAACTGGGGTAAAGATAATTTTACCGCCAATAATTTAAAAATCAGTGAGCATGAATTTGTGCAGGCTGATTGTATGCAGTGGCTGAAAGAAGCTGCGGAGCATTCAGCGGCGCAATACGATCTGATTTTTATGGACCCACCAACCTTTTCTAACTCGAAGCGGATGGAAGGGGTATTGGATGTACAGCGTGACCATGTGCAGTTGATTCAGGATGCGATGGCGTTACTGAAACCGGGCGGTTTGCTGATTTTCTCAAATAACTACCGCAAGTTTGAGATGGATAGTGAAGCCTTGTCTGACTTTACTATTCAGAATGTCAGCCATAAATCGGTACCGCAGGATTTTGCTCGTCGTAAAAACATTCATATGTGTTTTCATATTCAGGCGAAATAAAAGGTAATAAAAGACAAGAGGATAGGCGATGGCGAACAAACCGATATCTGACGTAAAAAGGCCGGTTAATCAACACAAAGCCTATCATGCCCATGTGTACTTTGATCAAAGTAGCCTTGAGTTTGCTACGCAACTTTGTCAACAAGCCGGAGAGCAATTTGGTTTAAAGGTTGGCCGTGTTCATCAGAGGCCTATTGGGCCTCATACTCGATGGAGCTGCCAGATTACTTTTGGTGAAAAGTCGTTTGATGCGTTTATTCCCTGGTTAGATCAACAACGCGCTGAACTCAGCGTGCTGGTGCACGCTTTGACGGGGAATGATCTGGCTGATCACACCGAATACGCCTATTGGCTGGGTGATCCGGTGCCGTTGGATTTAAGTATGTTTAATTACAGCGCTTAATAAACGGGTTGCGATTACCCTGAACTTCTTTAATCAGCTGATTACGGCGGCACTCCCAACGGCTTGGTGGGTGCTGTTTGTTCCAGGCCTGATACAGCCGGCGTTCTTGTTTCGATAATTTCAGAGAATACTGCTGGCTCATGTACAAATACGCCCGGGCAATAGCGCCGCGACTGATTTCCGGGGGCTGGACTTTTTTCCTTTTAAAGTCGACGACCATATCACACTGGCCATATTGTTTCGGGAATCCTTGCCAGTCACTGAAGCGGTAGTTAGAACGGTCGCCATTCACTTCACCAATGGCAGGCACCAGGTTGTGCATGTCGCCTTCCATCAGACGGAATTCGTTGTCTTTTTTACAGGCTTTGCGACCACCGTTTTGCCAGCACTGACGCTGATGGCCAAACGCCCAGGCCGGTACAATATGTTCCCATTCAATTCGGCTGGCGCGCTTTTGTTGTTTTCGCACCTGATAACCGCAGCTACTGAGCTCAGGGGTTAATTTTTTCCCCTGATAGCTAAAGTCACAGCCACAATAAAAACTGGTTTGATGCTCACCTTTATATAACGCTTTGAGCTGTTTTTTGGCTTGGCGAAAGTTCAGTGGTTCGGCAAGAGTGCTATTCACGAACAACAGAGAAACAGCCAGCAGCAGGCATTGTGCAAGAGACGGGGCAGAGCGTAAACGCATCAGATACTACTCAATTCTGATTAATACAAACCGCCATTTTAATGTGATTCTCACGGTTTAGCACGACTAATGAGGGTGTTATGATGGCCCCGTTTTATTATTCGACCATCAGGTAACGTTATGTCTAAAAGCTTTGAAGCTCAGGGAATCATTCACTCCATCGACCAGACCCGTGAATATGGCCAGAATGGATTCACTAAGCGTGAATTTGTAATCAAACTAAGCGGTGATGGTGAAAACCCGGATTACCCGAATTATGTTGCGCTGGAGCTGATCAAAGACAAGTGTGCACTGATGGATGGTTATCAGGTAGGTGAAGAAGTCGTGGTGACTTTTAACCTTTCCGGCCGTTTATGGAATGCACCGGGCAAGCCTGAAAAATGTTTCACCAGCTTACAGGCGTGGAAAGTGGATCGTGCGGGTGGTCAGCCAGCAGCTCAGAACTTTGATATGGGTGGTTTTGCACCGGCTTCTTCTGGTCCTGCGTTTGATGACGATGTACCGTTCTGATTTTCTTTGTCTATGAGGCAATAAAAAACCGAAGGTAAGCTTCCACTTACTTTCGGTTTTTAGTATTAAGCGAATAAATCAGATGTTACAGAATCTGATCAATCACCTTCTCTAAGCGACTCACCGCACCTTCAACATCATGCAACTTATCCAGGCCGAATAAACCGATACGGAACGATTGGTAGTCATCACCTTCGTCACACATCAGTGGCACACCAGCCGCTGCCTGCATACCTTGTGCGGCGAACTTTTTACCACTCTGCATTTCTGCATCCGTGGTGTAGTTAACCACAACGCCGGGTGCTTTAAAGCCTTCGGCAGCAACACTCTTAATGCCTTTGCTTTCCAGCATTTCACGTACTCGTTTGCCCAGTTCCAACTGCTCGTCGCGCACTTTGTCGAAACCGTATTCTTTGGTTTCCATCATGGTATCGCGGAACTTGGTTAAAGCATCGGTTGGCATGGTGGCATGGTAAGCATGGCCGCCGTTTTCGTAGGCCTGCATGATCATATGCCATTGCTTCAGGTTAGCGGCGAAGCTGGTGCTGGTGGTGTTTTCCATCACGTCCAGAGCCGCTTGGTTCATCATCACCAGAGCGGCA is from Bacterioplanoides sp. SCSIO 12839 and encodes:
- the rlmKL gene encoding bifunctional 23S rRNA (guanine(2069)-N(7))-methyltransferase RlmK/23S rRNA (guanine(2445)-N(2))-methyltransferase RlmL; the protein is MAVITMQNESSPSQLRWLAACPKGIEPLLAAEIRDLGGEVERETHLGVLWQGDMRTAYRFCLWTRLASRLLFPLQESQVDNVDQLYQVARDVDWQTVFPVGASFRIDFHGKTDFVRNTQFGAQKVKDGIVDNFREELGARPSVAKDGDVRIEAQLRKGKLALYLNVSGDSLHRRGYRLQPGKAPLKENLAAAILIRSGWQEALKQGSHLVDPMCGSGTLLIEAGMMAADIAPGLNRQQWGFDRWQRHNRKLWLEEVEAARRRRTDGLANMKNRLYGFDIDSEQLNAANKNLERSGLKDKIHLERRSIENLRIQKETAEQGGLVVCNPPYGERLSELPQLAPLYQDFNDATLRLLPHWKLAVFTGNTDLSKSIRRPLEKQYRFMNGKIQTRLLVLGPADEKSSAPAPSRIRGPVEAFANRLKKNLKPLRKWAKRENIHAYRIYDADIPEYAVAVDCYQDANSDTEWLHVQEYVPPKSIDEEKSERRLLDVLAALPEVTDIPAERIILKRRERQSGKKQYEKQQDVRSLQESRRFEVIEGQAKVLVNLKDYLDTGLFLDHRPTRLDIAKRCAALPKGARMLNLFCYTAVGSLHAALAGAKTTSVDMSRTYLNWGKDNFTANNLKISEHEFVQADCMQWLKEAAEHSAAQYDLIFMDPPTFSNSKRMEGVLDVQRDHVQLIQDAMALLKPGGLLIFSNNYRKFEMDSEALSDFTIQNVSHKSVPQDFARRKNIHMCFHIQAK
- a CDS encoding DOPA 4,5-dioxygenase family protein, with amino-acid sequence MANKPISDVKRPVNQHKAYHAHVYFDQSSLEFATQLCQQAGEQFGLKVGRVHQRPIGPHTRWSCQITFGEKSFDAFIPWLDQQRAELSVLVHALTGNDLADHTEYAYWLGDPVPLDLSMFNYSA
- a CDS encoding endonuclease translates to MRLRSAPSLAQCLLLAVSLLFVNSTLAEPLNFRQAKKQLKALYKGEHQTSFYCGCDFSYQGKKLTPELSSCGYQVRKQQKRASRIEWEHIVPAWAFGHQRQCWQNGGRKACKKDNEFRLMEGDMHNLVPAIGEVNGDRSNYRFSDWQGFPKQYGQCDMVVDFKRKKVQPPEISRGAIARAYLYMSQQYSLKLSKQERRLYQAWNKQHPPSRWECRRNQLIKEVQGNRNPFIKRCN
- a CDS encoding DUF3127 domain-containing protein, producing MSKSFEAQGIIHSIDQTREYGQNGFTKREFVIKLSGDGENPDYPNYVALELIKDKCALMDGYQVGEEVVVTFNLSGRLWNAPGKPEKCFTSLQAWKVDRAGGQPAAQNFDMGGFAPASSGPAFDDDVPF